AGACAACATTTAAACAATACTGCACTTCACATTTTCTTCTAAAATTATTGGTTGTTTATTAAATGTATGTTCCATTTGATCTGCTGTATAATAATATTTGCTGCTACAGTGACCATATTTCCTCACAGTTATCATTCTAGTCCACAAAGATGGTTACCTTCCCATCCACAGCTATAGGCGGCTGGTACTCTTCAGTCTGCCATTTTCCAAACAGAGCCAGGTCATTCGCATCCTTCTGCTCAGTAGCCATCCTGGCTTTACGGGAACGATTAGAGAAACCCTTCACCATCTGAAAGATTGAGAGACAGTGGCGTGGTTATACACATTGTCTCTTTATCAACTCAGTTCAATCGTACAGCAACCAAACACTGCAATTTGAGTCCTACCACAGTTTCAATCACAGTTGAGGCTAAACAGCTTATATGTCCTACTGTGGGCGCCCGGATacctcagttggtagagcgggcgcccatatatagaggtttactcctcgacgcagcggcccgggttcgactccgacctgcgaccctttgctgcatgtcattccccctctctcccccctttcatgtcttcagctgtcctgttgaataaaggcctaaaaatgtccaaaaaataatctttaatatGTCCTACTGTGTCACCACAGACAGGTTATTCTACTTAAATTCAACTACAAGCACAAAACCATGTCTGTGTCAGTGTACTgtctataaaaatgtaaataataagATGCTTGGCTGTGTCTTTGTTTTCCTGCAAAGCACTGTACATGTTAACATTAGCATTGTGTCTAATCTGCGCCCACTGGCTGAAATATTAAAATGCAGACTCACTCAGTTCTGGCTCTTGCTGCCTGCAAACTTGTCCCTACCATCAGTTCATTGATCCAATTAAGACAAAATGAGATGTAATAGCATCATTGCTCCCCAAAGTCACTGACAAGAACTTAGCTTTGCAAAGTCACACATTTAACTTTGTTAAATGTGTTTTGCATAACTCTtcatgctttaaaaaaacattttaacatctcAGTAAAATTAGTCTAAAACTACAGTGACTTTGGTCTACACTGTAGAAATCAAGTATGTTTTCTCTTGAAACTGAATAATATGCTACGCAGCAAGGTACAAACTTGCTCTTTGGAGCTCTCAATTCAATTGTTTGGTTACAAATGACATAGGTGATTATATGTCACTTTCACAGCTCAAATCAACCAGACCTCATCCACTTCAGTATGAGGAGGGAATCTATATTGGAAGAAAGGTGGTTAACTATGTTAAAACTGTGTGTTGAGTGGTTGTATGAACATCAGTGGAGTGTTGATTTATATTAAAATGAATAGATTGTGACCAAGTTTTCATTTTGAGGTTAACTGTTGTTCCTCTTAGTTGGTAACATTGGTCAAGAATCATGCAAATAAAGACTGGACTGATTTGACAAGAGTGGGATTAAGTTAGAGAGGAACAGAATTAAGGGAATTGATGAATGgaggagaaaaaagaagagaaacaaaaaagaagaacaaaTTTGAGAAAAATAATCTCTCTCACTTTATATGGCTCCTCTCCTAGCCTGACAGTCCGCGCCTCTTTGAGCCAAGTGTCTCTGGAGTGGAGCGTGTGTACACAATCCCTAAAGAGAAAGACGATTTAAACATGATAAGAATAATAagaaatcatttatttttatttgcctCGAGAATTTTATTCATGGATTGAGCCCAATGCAATTGTATATGTAAGTAAGTATGAACAGTGCCTAACAAACACCAACAGTCAACAGCAGATGTAATTTACTGCTAGCAGATCACTATTACCATGTGAAAACCACAGCTTCAAGCACATTTTAAAGCACACAGTTTAACTAATCAAACAGCACCACCAGGTGGACACTGATGCTCACAGCCACAATTAATTCAGACACGCAGGTGGTCATTAGCTGTGTCCCAATTCAGCTGATCTTTCAACGCACCCGGCCGAAGAAAATGTGTCCTTCAGACTGAAACTGTGATCCTTAAACAATGAGATAGTCTTACCTCTTGCACACCAAAACTCATGTAGCATTCAGGTGCTTCTTCTCAACTcttaaagtaaaatattttcacGTTCATGACCAGGACCCAAGTGTAAATACCAGTGGTAAACTGGGTCAACTTCCATGATGCCCTAGTTTACAGTGCGAGCGGTCACGTTTCAGTTCAACACATTATGTACTACAGTCTTCCAGAGTAACGGCCAGTGTCCATATACACCCTGTGATTTACAACATGTCCAGTTTGCTTACCCAAAACAAACAGCGTAGTGTATTCCTGGTTTTTATAGAGTATCcctgctactactattattactaGTCATAGTTATATTATCTTttttgttactataattgccactgttcatcaagGCCACTGCTAGAATTAttatgatctctctctctctctctctctctctctctctctctctctctactgatGACCACGAATGATGACCAAGTGTGCAAATACCTAGTATATAAGAAGCGGCCACATGAAATTTCCAGACGGTAAGAGGCTTGTGTGAACACCCTGTAAACAACTGATATTGTACAAATGTCCTATGGGATCCTGAGAGCTGCAGAGTATAAATATGTTGTGTCCTTCAAATTCAACAACATAAGGTCGCACTGCACTGCTGACTGTTTTACTACTGACCTGGAGTACACCAGCTCTCCCCTGCAGTATCCCAGTACAGTGGCTGTTGAAGGGTAGATAGCTTCATATTTCAGAAGGTGTCTCTTTAAGGCGTAGAGCGGGTGGTTCTTATACTCCACTATTGAGATCGGCAGGGGTTTGTTCAGCAGCTTGTTCTGGAGCTGGGTGGCCAACATGGGGAAAACACAGCGAGAAGATGGGTGGTATCAGCAAGTATAAAAGGAGAGTTAAAACAGTTATAAATGAGAAAAAGATGGAAGAAGGTTGTATGTGTATAAAATAAATCATTGGTATATCTGGTCTGTCCAGtcgacctgtctgtctgtttgtctcacCTCCTTGTCCTCCTTTCTGTCCCTCTCGTCCTCAGGTCCCAGAAACGGCTCGAGCGTTTCCTCCCACCAATCTTCATCCACCCGTCTCTTCCTGGACGATGTCAACCAGGTGGGGTCATACTTCCTCCCCAGGTCCTTCACAAAGCCGTCCCCGTCCACCGACACCACGTACGTCACCGGTGCTGTTGCATTCTGGGAGCAGAGGTGAGGCATCTCGACACCATGTTCCACATCTACGCAAAGCCAGGAGGAAGTTTTCTCCAGATACACCTCCAACCACTCGTCCGCTCCAGGCCCGTCCTTCTTTTTTCCACTCCTTCGCTTTGTTCTGTTGCCTGTCgttccttctccttcttcttcatcatcttcctcctctgcctcccaCTCTTTGCCCTCCTCGTCTTTTACCTGTTTTTTCCCTCCACCACTCCTTCTCTTCGGAGCTGCAGTATTCTTGCCGTTGGTCACTTTGGCTttgctcttcttctttttccccTTGGTGGATTTAGCCCCTCTCTCTGGATCCTCACTGTCTTCCTCACTGGTTGCCTGAAAGTCCTCCTCATCACTAagcccctcctcctctttttctgCTTCACTGTCACTTTCTTCCTTGTAGCTGACTTTTGAGGCGATGCTGCGGCGTTTAGAGTTCTTTGGCCTTTGCCCTCCTGATGTTATAACCTTCTCCTTTTCCTTCGCAGTCTCCTCTTTTATGTCTTTTGTCTTTGCTTTCTTTCCTCCTCCGTCTCCATTTATCTTCCCCCCTCCAGCTGGTCTCTTGGTGCCAGTAGAGACCTTTGGCTCAGGGGAGGTGGTCTTGGACGTTTGCTGGCTTGTGTTGCTTTTTCCTGGGGCACCGGTAGATGTTCTAGTCCCTTTGCCCTGGAAAAAGGACAAAgagatatttatatttatgtgtaGAAGAGCTGGAGACCAAATACTACCTAATATTTTGTAATATATAAGTCTGTAATGAACAGACATAGCAGTGGCAATAGTATGTGAAAACTATGCAAAGATTAAACAGACATAACTTCTGAAAAGTATAGACCACTGATTCCCAGGCCAGGGGTACAAGGAGGTATGTGGATAGATTGTGGAGTagctcaattattttaaaagaatAGAAATATAAATCAACAATTTTTTCAACTGCAAAAGGGATTACCAGACTAACATATCAAATTATAAAACCATTTGTAAatcatctttttttctatttaatgATTGCATAGATTTTGTAGTAAAATGTACACAATAAATTTGAATAGATCAATTTGGCAAGTTCATTTATTCACTACACTTAAATGATCTTTTTCAGGTTAATCTATTCAAATGAGCCTTAGAGATCCTCTGTTTCCATGGATAAATAATGCTGTATGAGTCAGACGTGTACAGATTTCAAAATGGAAATATGTATGCTATGCCAGAGCAATACAACAGTCATGTTAATCAGGTGTGGCTGCTGTAGTGTTAGTGTAATTACATCAGTATCCTCTAAAGGGCTCAATAACAGATTGACGTACCTTGGCTGATGGGGGTTTGAGAGGAATCGGCTGCAAAGAAAGAACCAATCGGCAGAAGAGCTGCAGAGACCTCAGGACCAACAGGAACAGCTGCAgggaacacaaaacacacaggaacTTTATTTATCGTTTATTCTACCTTTGTTTGTTCACTCAAGGGCTGAATTTGATTTCATCAATTGGACTAGTCTCGTGCCAAAATACCAACATGAGTCATCTCCTGGTGGTTTCTGGGCGACAAGCTGGCCAGCCGCCTCTCCAGCAGAGCCCGGGGGTCCGGACGCTCCTCACAGGGAAGACTGGGGTTGAGGGTGAACGTTGCtctaaacctgaaaatgaagagagagggagagaagaaaatggaaatagGTGATACAGTGGTGATTACACCTGTATCACGGTTTTACACATTCTGACATTAAAAGTAACTTTAGGCACCGCTACACATGTCATATTTCACAAGCACACACCATTTAAGCAGTCCAGAGAGGTAGTTTTGGTCAATACGTTGCTTGGCGACCATGCTGAAGTGGGGGGGCAGCAGCGACAGAGTGATGGCCAGCAGGTCTGGTTCACTGCACAGGCGGCTGCGGAACATCCCACTGGCTATCAGGCACATCAGGTGGACCTAAGAGACCAATCAGAGGTTTGCAATGACCAAAATCCCACTGTGCCGACTTCATATTAGACACAGGATTCGGAGATAGCGATAAGAAGAACTCGTGGGTTCAATCAGTGTGTTTTCACCTTGTGTGTGTCTATCAGCACGTCCTTCTTGTATCGGTTCATCATCCGCCTCAGATACATTTCAAACTCTGCCTGCTTCTTTTGCCTGGCCAATGAGAAATTATGATTATTAGAGTAAAACAGACAGACGTTTCTCCATAGTGTATACTCACACACTaatctaaaataaatatatacaaacTTGCACCTGTTAGCTGTTGGAAATGCATACACTGTATGTTTGTAATCAGATTTGAAAATGCAATGGCTTTACTAAATATCCCACGAAAACGCAATGTGCCCACAGGTCTGAAATAGTCTAATTCAGGACTTAAAAATAGTACAAAGAGAATCGGTTTTACATGGAGTAAGTCCACATTAAAGAAGATATATTATGCAAATGTTCAGCTTCATACTTCATAATTTGGGTTTTTGGTCAACCAGAAGATGttaacatgctttaatgttcaaaatcactttattttcctcatactgtctgtctgaatatacctgtattcaccctctgtctgaaacgctccgttttagtgCCTGCCTCTTTAAGGCCCACTCCCGAAAAGCCCAGTCTACTCTGATTGGCTTTTTGAAAAATAGACAGTGCACCTTTGCAAAGGTAGTTCTCAAGCTGTGGGTGGAGATACTATAGGTGCATCTCAtaacccttatttgatagctcctcgactcctcggtggaaccggaagttgttctgtcccttcTCGGTGAAGGccatctcaaagctcttatttctgccccgaggagcgagcatcaAGGAGGGATCACCGAGGAGCCGTGAGCGAGGATACACgggagcagccttcccggaagccgtgcagctgaaggagttgctaactccgcccatacagctgactgaattcatgtgacgcttcagaggaaaggacgtctcatcccactaaaacacatttgctcggttcctctctcctcccatgatttcctcgcgtctctcgcatacctcctcggtgggagggactaagacgcgaggaagggactCAAGTGGAAGggtcgaggaggcaatttaggGTTATGAGTTGCACCTTCAGATTGGGGGCGTATATTCTAATTAGCCTGCATGTGACACAGGAAGGGGAGCCAAATCTGAATGGCTTGTTGAATCCCATGTTTTCTGATCTAGGCAGCCCACAAAAAACTGACTAAGTTGTCTAAGTTCACAGTTTGTGGGTTGGTAGGTACTCCAGATGTATGTGCACAAGCACTGGAAAAGGGAGTTTTTCATGATATAGCCCCTTATGGGCGCTCTTGAAAATGCAATAACTGGTCATAGAAAAGAAAACGTTGTTCTGGTACTCTATGGCAGAACATGGAAAAAAATTTATCTTAGAAGCCTGACTAAATAAAAGCTTATAAAATACTTGCTCTAACTGAAGGACATTTCCGTTTAAAGATTGAAGATGTTTGCTAAAGCTACATGGAACTGTATTCAAGATGAGAGGGATTTTACCTAAACTAAAACAGAtcacagtttaaaaacaaaactgtaCTTCAACTGTTTTTACACCATACAAAATGTCCACTTACTTTTTCCTGATTTCTGGAGTCTCGATCTCTATCTCAAGCGGCTGAGAGGGCAGGACAGGTTCTGGTGGTTCAACTGGACCCAGCGGCCCAGAAAGCTCTGATCAACACAGACAAACtcaattattttgtcacttcCGTTCCCCACTTTCTTTCCAACATGCTATGACCCTTTCTCACCTTTGTATATATAAGTGTTGGAAATGTTTTATCACACACAACAAGCTAACACTGTTTTCTGCTGATCCCTCACTTACCTTCCACTTCCTCCCAATCACCCTCGTCTTCCtcactgtcctcctcctcctcctcctcttcttcttctttctctgttcTCTTGGCGTTCACCGTAACCGCAGGTGCTGCTGAGTTCACCATGTCAAAGTCATCTTCACTCtccgtctcctcctccttcactgGAGACTGGAAGTATTTACTGGTTTTGTCAGCTGGGGCAGTTGTGGATGTGGTGGATGAGGTGTTCCCTGATGCTCGTTTTGTGGAGCCCCGTGGTTTGGGTTTGACCTTCCTCTCGAGCTTCTCCTGTTCCTCTGTGTGGCCATTAGCTGgaaggacagacagaaagaaatagTTTTAAGCTACGGGGTTTGAGTAATGATTAAGACGGAGTAGATTAAAGGGATACAGTATGATTTTCGGTTTTCTACTtctcactttttctttctttatatagTTAAAATCTTTGTGATTTAAAAGCTgtcatacagtatatagcaTCAATGAATCTCAACCACAATAATGCAAAACAAAGTATGATCACCCTTAACAAACAAGATCACCATCATAGACTGTCTTGCCGCTATTAGCCCCTGCACtgcattctattttttttttttttaaatgcatttttt
The genomic region above belongs to Sander lucioperca isolate FBNREF2018 chromosome 12, SLUC_FBN_1.2, whole genome shotgun sequence and contains:
- the xpc gene encoding DNA repair protein complementing XP-C cells isoform X2 codes for the protein MAKRGGCAETEAYTKKLKQVLKAKSSGAKARTKKKDAANGHTEEQEKLERKVKPKPRGSTKRASGNTSSTTSTTAPADKTSKYFQSPVKEEETESEDDFDMVNSAAPAVTVNAKRTEKEEEEEEEEEDSEEDEGDWEEVEELSGPLGPVEPPEPVLPSQPLEIEIETPEIRKKQKKQAEFEMYLRRMMNRYKKDVLIDTHKVHLMCLIASGMFRSRLCSEPDLLAITLSLLPPHFSMVAKQRIDQNYLSGLLKWFRATFTLNPSLPCEERPDPRALLERRLASLSPRNHQEMTHLFLLVLRSLQLFCRLVLSLQPIPLKPPSAKGKGTRTSTGAPGKSNTSQQTSKTTSPEPKVSTGTKRPAGGGKINGDGGGKKAKTKDIKEETAKEKEKVITSGGQRPKNSKRRSIASKVSYKEESDSEAEKEEEGLSDEEDFQATSEEDSEDPERGAKSTKGKKKKSKAKVTNGKNTAAPKRRSGGGKKQVKDEEGKEWEAEEEDDEEEGEGTTGNRTKRRSGKKKDGPGADEWLEVYLEKTSSWLCVDVEHGVEMPHLCSQNATAPVTYVVSVDGDGFVKDLGRKYDPTWLTSSRKRRVDEDWWEETLEPFLGPEDERDRKEDKELQNKLLNKPLPISIVEYKNHPLYALKRHLLKYEAIYPSTATVLGYCRGELVYSRDCVHTLHSRDTWLKEARTVRLGEEPYKMVKGFSNRSRKARMATEQKDANDLALFGKWQTEEYQPPIAVDGKVPRNDYGNVYLFRPCMLPVGCVHLKLPNLHRVARKLNMDAAPAVTGFDFHGGYSHAV
- the xpc gene encoding DNA repair protein complementing XP-C cells isoform X1 translates to MAKRGGCAETEAYTKKLKQVLKAKSSGAKARTKKKDAANGHTEEQEKLERKVKPKPRGSTKRASGNTSSTTSTTAPADKTSKYFQSPVKEEETESEDDFDMVNSAAPAVTVNAKRTEKEEEEEEEEEDSEEDEGDWEEVEELSGPLGPVEPPEPVLPSQPLEIEIETPEIRKKQKKQAEFEMYLRRMMNRYKKDVLIDTHKVHLMCLIASGMFRSRLCSEPDLLAITLSLLPPHFSMVAKQRIDQNYLSGLLKWFRATFTLNPSLPCEERPDPRALLERRLASLSPRNHQEMTHLFLLVLRSLQLFCRLVLSLQPIPLKPPSAKGKGTRTSTGAPGKSNTSQQTSKTTSPEPKVSTGTKRPAGGGKINGDGGGKKAKTKDIKEETAKEKEKVITSGGQRPKNSKRRSIASKVSYKEESDSEAEKEEEGLSDEEDFQATSEEDSEDPERGAKSTKGKKKKSKAKVTNGKNTAAPKRRSGGGKKQVKDEEGKEWEAEEEDDEEEGEGTTGNRTKRRSGKKKDGPGADEWLEVYLEKTSSWLCVDVEHGVEMPHLCSQNATAPVTYVVSVDGDGFVKDLGRKYDPTWLTSSRKRRVDEDWWEETLEPFLGPEDERDRKEDKELQNKLLNKPLPISIVEYKNHPLYALKRHLLKYEAIYPSTATVLGYCRGELVYSRDCVHTLHSRDTWLKEARTVRLGEEPYKMVKGFSNRSRKARMATEQKDANDLALFGKWQTEEYQPPIAVDGKVPRNDYGNVYLFRPCMLPVGCVHLKLPNLHRVARKLNMDAAPAVTGFDFHGGYSHAVTDGYIVCEEHEEILRAAWGEEQQIQKQKEKEKKEKRVISNWTLLVKGLLIRERLKQRYGKKNQWLGGLAHGEETGGLSSDEEVVEGGSPLAMTASETLAMSWPQNRQAEEEGGSISGLKKKKTTKREKRGQEKHLFPFEKV